TCGTGTACGTCGAGAACTGTCCTTCTTCCACATTTGTCACCGTTCTATTCACCGTAAGCTTGCCTAACTTTTGGCTCACAACAATAGATGGGTAATTCAGCTCGGCCTCCGTGATTTTCTTTACCTCCGAACAAGTGACCTTTTCGCCAGTGATCAACTCTACATTCTTATCATTGTAACCCAACCCGCAAAGATAAGCTACGTAATCGTCGACAACAGTATCGTAGACTAGGCCGGGATTCATAGCTTTCGAAGCATTCACATGTCCTGCACCTGTGGCGAAGAAGCTTGCAGGACTTCGTGTTTCGTCCATTATCAGATTGCCGTCGTTGTCTGCTATATCTGCTGTTGTCATGATCGCTGACTTGATTGCTGCAGGAGACCAATCCGGATGTGCAGCTTTAATCAGCGCAGCAATACCGCTTAGATGGGGAGTGGACATTGAAGTTCCGGAAATGACGTTAAATTTTGGCTTAGTCGAATTTTCGGTGGATGAGCCAGCATAGGGAGGAGGCCATGCTGCAAGAACATTCACTCCAGGGCCGAGGATATCAGGCTTTAGAATACCAGGGCTTTGGCTACTCGGCCctctagaagagaagaaagcGACAACAGGAGCCGGAGAAGTTCCTAGGCATGTCCCGTTGAAAGAAATTGAGGCAACCGGTTTATCCGTCGAGTTGACATATTCCTTCAAATTGGAAGCACCTACGAAGTTGACATGAGACGCTGGGAGAGAGTGACCTTCCGCGAAGGTGGTGTCCCCCTCTTCCTTCTGGTTCAAGATTACGATTGCTGCACCACCTTCTTGCTTAACTAGATCGCCCATGATGTACCTCGACCCGAAGTTTTCGCAGGCGACAATCTTTCCTTTAACTTTACTCTGAACGACGCTATTGTAATTGCAATTTCCAGCTCCTGGACTTGTTGGGTATACAAGAGGAATCATGGTCGGCGGAAAGTCGGGAGGCTGGAAGAGTGATTCACCGAGAAGCTCTCGTCCGTCACCGAGCTTCACAATCGCTTTTATCTGTCGATCCATCGTGCTTGCCCCTACTGTAAGGATCCACGGGGCCTCATTGCTAAGCGAGGTGTTTGCCGGGCCGGAGTTACCTCCAGCGCAGCTTACAAAGATTCCCTTCTTGACCGCGCTGAAGGCACCGACTGCTATCACGTCGTTATGGAAAGGACGCGAACCGGCCCCGAGCGAGATAGATAATACATCCACCCCGTCAATGATAGCCTCGTCAATTCCGGCTAGGACGTCAGATGCATAGCATCCTAAACCACCGCAAACGTGGTATATCGCTAGATGAGCGTGTGGTGCCATGCCAGCAGCCGTGCCATTGCCACTTCCGAGTACACTCGCATTCTTGACGAAGTTCCCTGCAGCCGTGCTTGCGGTGTGAGTACCATGTCCAACCGCATCAGTGGGGGGCATGTCCACCTTACGACCGCCGAAAAATCGTTTCGCCCCGAT
This DNA window, taken from Ananas comosus cultivar F153 linkage group 5, ASM154086v1, whole genome shotgun sequence, encodes the following:
- the LOC109710823 gene encoding subtilisin-like protease SBT1.7; this translates as MEKNDNFLKAYPDRVLSLLTTHTPDFLGLQAENGPWKNYGMGKGIIIGVLDTGIKSDHPSFGDDGLPPPPSKWKGSCDPNFHCNNKVIGAKRFFGGRKVDMPPTDAVGHGTHTASTAAGNFVKNASVLGSGNGTAAGMAPHAHLAIYHVCGGLGCYASDVLAGIDEAIIDGVDVLSISLGAGSRPFHNDVIAVGAFSAVKKGIFVSCAGGNSGPANTSLSNEAPWILTVGASTMDRQIKAIVKLGDGRELLGESLFQPPDFPPTMIPLVYPTSPGAGNCNYNSVVQSKVKGKIVACENFGSRYIMGDLVKQEGGAAIVILNQKEEGDTTFAEGHSLPASHVNFVGASNLKEYVNSTDKPVASISFNGTCLGTSPAPVVAFFSSRGPSSQSPGILKPDILGPGVNVLAAWPPPYAGSSTENSTKPKFNVISGTSMSTPHLSGIAALIKAAHPDWSPAAIKSAIMTTADIADNDGNLIMDETRSPASFFATGAGHVNASKAMNPGLVYDTVVDDYVAYLCGLGYNDKNVELITGEKVTCSEVKKITEAELNYPSIVVSQKLGKLTVNRTVTNVEEGQFSTYTINVSMPEGISVDVSPRMLKFSAAKEKKSFTISMNWSTDKSGNAKGDIKWVSTKHVVRIPIVIY